In the genome of Halapricum salinum, one region contains:
- the menE gene encoding o-succinylbenzoate--CoA ligase: protein MTDRWPRYDVLTHRARTTPERTALIDADSGERWRYRALDGAVDSLAASLDDLGVSLGTRVGILLSTGPTYVRLLHAIWRLGGVAVPLNVQKTDAQLAAQAQRAAVDLLVCSGETAASATELGVDPAVSIDDAADVETATGVAPLPDAAAETLVPIARDVDSLALLLFTSGTTGQPKGVRLTRENLLASAEASAYRLGVKPGDRWLCCLPMYHMGGLAPAVRTALYGTTLVVQREFDASETAAVIDEYEISGVSLVPTMVKRMLDAGWTPPKNLDTVLLGGAPASESLLERALDREVPVYATYGTTETASQIATASPQQTADCPGTVGQPLVTTTIRILDGDEPADVGETGEIVVSGPTVTPGYLDEDRTTEAVDDYGFHTGDVGYRDADGRLWIVGRLDDRIVSGGENVDPEVVAGAIREHPAVDEVAVVGLPDEEWGERVAALVVGAVDTDEIREHCRERLAEFEVPKTVVVTDRIPRTPSGTVDREAVRERLRGAD, encoded by the coding sequence ATGACCGACCGCTGGCCACGCTACGACGTGCTCACCCACCGTGCGCGAACCACCCCCGAGCGCACCGCGCTGATCGACGCCGACTCGGGCGAGCGCTGGCGCTATCGTGCCCTCGACGGCGCCGTGGATTCGCTCGCGGCGAGTCTGGACGACCTCGGCGTCTCGTTGGGCACGCGAGTCGGCATCCTGCTCTCGACCGGGCCGACGTACGTCCGGTTGCTGCACGCGATCTGGCGACTCGGTGGGGTGGCCGTCCCGCTGAACGTCCAGAAAACCGACGCGCAACTGGCCGCACAGGCCCAGCGCGCAGCTGTGGACCTGCTGGTCTGTAGCGGTGAGACGGCGGCAAGCGCGACCGAACTCGGCGTCGATCCGGCCGTCTCGATCGACGACGCTGCCGATGTCGAAACCGCGACCGGCGTCGCCCCGCTCCCGGACGCCGCTGCCGAAACCCTCGTCCCGATCGCTCGTGATGTCGATAGTCTCGCACTGCTCCTGTTCACTTCGGGGACGACCGGCCAGCCAAAGGGTGTGCGACTGACCCGTGAGAACCTGCTCGCGAGCGCCGAGGCGTCGGCCTACAGACTGGGCGTCAAGCCGGGCGATCGCTGGCTGTGCTGTCTCCCGATGTATCACATGGGCGGGCTGGCTCCGGCCGTCCGCACGGCGCTCTACGGCACGACGCTGGTCGTCCAGCGAGAGTTCGACGCCAGCGAGACGGCTGCCGTGATCGACGAATACGAGATCTCGGGCGTCTCCCTCGTCCCGACGATGGTGAAACGAATGCTCGATGCTGGCTGGACGCCCCCGAAGAATCTCGACACGGTGCTGCTCGGTGGCGCGCCGGCCAGCGAGTCGCTGCTCGAACGCGCGCTCGACCGCGAGGTTCCCGTCTATGCGACCTACGGCACGACCGAGACGGCCTCTCAGATCGCGACCGCGAGCCCGCAGCAGACCGCCGACTGTCCCGGCACGGTCGGCCAGCCACTCGTCACCACCACGATCAGAATTCTCGACGGCGACGAGCCGGCCGACGTGGGTGAGACGGGTGAGATTGTCGTCTCCGGACCGACGGTGACGCCGGGCTACCTCGACGAGGATCGGACGACCGAGGCGGTCGACGACTACGGATTCCACACCGGCGACGTGGGCTATCGCGACGCGGACGGCCGGCTGTGGATCGTCGGCCGACTCGACGACCGGATCGTCTCCGGTGGCGAGAACGTCGATCCCGAAGTGGTCGCCGGGGCGATCCGCGAGCACCCAGCAGTCGACGAGGTCGCCGTCGTCGGCCTCCCGGACGAGGAGTGGGGCGAGCGCGTCGCGGCGCTGGTCGTCGGCGCAGTGGATACGGACGAAATCCGCGAGCACTGCCGCGAGCGACTGGCGGAGTTCGAGGTTCCCAAGACGGTAGTCGTCACCGACCGGATTCCGAGAACACCCTCGGGGACGGTCGACCGCGAGGCCGTCCGGGAGCGACTTCGCGGTGCGGACTGA
- a CDS encoding thiamine pyrophosphate-dependent dehydrogenase E1 component subunit alpha: MHRVIGERDLAETELTVEEAIEIYRGMVRARRFDERALALQRRGWMSSYPPFKGQEASQVGAAHAMAEDDWLVPTYRSNAMQLTLGVPASDILLFRRGMGEYHSGHDRPVFPQAISIASQIPHAAGIGMAADYRGADHAVVCYFGDGATSEGDFHEGLNFAGVSDAPVVFFCENNGWAISMPRERQTASETIAAKADAYGFDGVRVDGNDPLAVAETMTDALSGARDGDPVLVESLTYRQGAHTTSDDPSRYRDSEAEFPEWRTADPIERYEDYLREQGVLDDALAATIAAEVEDELADAVETAESTPDPDPETLFEHVHAELPPGLSDQRVHVLEQVRRREEGDST; encoded by the coding sequence ATGCACCGGGTGATCGGCGAGCGCGACCTCGCGGAGACGGAACTCACAGTCGAGGAAGCCATCGAGATCTACCGCGGGATGGTCCGGGCGCGGCGGTTCGACGAGCGCGCGCTTGCGCTCCAGCGCCGCGGCTGGATGAGCAGTTATCCGCCGTTCAAAGGCCAGGAAGCCTCTCAGGTCGGGGCGGCCCACGCCATGGCCGAGGACGACTGGCTGGTCCCGACCTACCGCTCAAACGCCATGCAACTGACGCTGGGTGTGCCAGCCAGCGACATCCTGCTCTTTCGCCGCGGGATGGGCGAGTACCACTCTGGGCACGACAGACCGGTCTTCCCACAGGCCATCTCGATCGCTTCCCAGATTCCCCACGCCGCCGGGATCGGCATGGCCGCCGATTATCGTGGAGCGGACCACGCCGTCGTCTGCTACTTCGGCGACGGCGCAACGTCGGAGGGCGACTTCCACGAGGGGCTGAACTTCGCCGGCGTCTCCGACGCGCCGGTCGTCTTCTTCTGTGAGAACAACGGCTGGGCCATCTCGATGCCCCGAGAACGCCAGACCGCGAGCGAGACCATCGCGGCGAAAGCCGACGCCTACGGCTTCGACGGTGTCCGGGTCGACGGCAACGACCCACTGGCCGTCGCCGAGACGATGACCGACGCCCTCTCAGGCGCCCGCGACGGCGACCCCGTGCTGGTCGAGAGTCTCACCTATCGCCAGGGCGCTCACACGACGAGCGACGACCCTTCGCGATATCGAGACAGCGAGGCCGAGTTTCCCGAGTGGCGCACGGCCGATCCGATCGAACGCTACGAGGACTACCTTCGCGAGCAGGGAGTGCTGGACGACGCGCTCGCAGCGACCATCGCAGCCGAGGTCGAAGACGAACTCGCTGACGCGGTCGAGACTGCCGAGTCGACGCCGGACCCCGATCCCGAGACGCTGTTCGAACACGTCCACGCCGAACTGCCGCCCGGGTTGAGCGATCAGCGAGTGCACGTTCTCGAACAGGTACGGCGTCGAGAAGAGGGCGACAGCACGTAG
- the tmcA gene encoding tRNA(Met) cytidine acetyltransferase TmcA — protein sequence MDHAAALRAEAQLCDERRVLVLSGEPAATRERVGDALHATSISGESTTLIGPEPILDCERLDPAHASDLLGQTREAVVYDAHESLRPNALGQVVGAVDGGGLFVLLAPPLNRWPDRRDAFDETLAVPPFTREDVTGHFRTRLVETLRAHRGVSIVDAETGAVESSGLTDPPPRRPRPEPTAPDDHVFPAAAYAACLTQNQVDTLHALEALADPGGRVVVEADRGRGKSSAAGLAAGSLAAAGADVLVTAPQYRRASEVFARGRELLAELDALAGDDTDRGTLADDPDASRPIESDEGRVRFAPPAEAAALPDDPDVVLVDEAAALPVRLLERFLDAPSVAFTTTIHGYEGAGRGFSVRFRDRLADAEREIREVTMTEPIRYAAGDPVEVWATRALLLDARPPVDPLVADARPGSSSYERLGADRLLTDEQLLREAFGLLVLAHYRTEPDDLARLLDAPNVSVHALLADGHVVSVALLAREGGLSAERRAEMYAGCRIRGNMLPDVLTTQLRDEDAAIPVGWRVMRIATHHAARGRGLGSHLLDRIAADAEDEYDYLGVGYGATPELLDFWASNGFSTVHLSTTRNERSGEHSAIMLRPLSGLGESLQERHTDWFLGRVSGMLSDSLANLDPDVVRAALASVEGTPGLDLSAWEWRLLAGSPFGAGMFDTAPDPFRALALAALTDPEGPDLDDREARLLVRKVFQTHAWERVTDDLDFVSRRECMRTLGTVTERLVEAYGTENAHAELERFR from the coding sequence ATGGACCACGCGGCCGCACTTCGCGCCGAGGCCCAGCTGTGCGACGAGCGCCGTGTCCTCGTCCTCTCCGGCGAACCTGCGGCGACCCGTGAGCGAGTCGGTGACGCCCTCCACGCGACCTCGATCTCCGGGGAATCGACCACGCTGATCGGTCCCGAGCCGATTCTCGACTGTGAGCGTCTCGATCCGGCCCACGCGAGCGACCTCCTCGGACAGACGCGCGAAGCGGTCGTCTACGACGCCCACGAGTCACTCCGCCCGAACGCACTGGGACAGGTCGTCGGTGCGGTCGACGGCGGCGGGCTGTTCGTGCTTCTCGCGCCACCGCTGAATCGCTGGCCGGACCGACGCGACGCGTTCGACGAGACGCTCGCGGTCCCACCGTTCACTCGCGAGGACGTGACCGGCCACTTTCGAACGCGGCTAGTCGAGACGCTGCGCGCCCATCGAGGCGTTTCGATCGTCGACGCCGAGACGGGGGCAGTCGAGTCCTCGGGACTGACCGACCCGCCGCCGCGTCGCCCCAGACCCGAGCCGACGGCGCCAGACGATCACGTCTTCCCAGCCGCCGCATACGCGGCCTGTCTGACCCAGAACCAGGTCGATACCCTCCACGCGCTCGAAGCGCTCGCCGACCCCGGCGGGAGGGTCGTCGTCGAGGCCGACCGGGGTCGGGGGAAGTCCAGTGCCGCCGGGCTGGCCGCGGGGAGTCTCGCTGCGGCCGGGGCGGACGTCCTCGTGACCGCGCCGCAGTACCGACGAGCCAGCGAAGTGTTCGCTCGTGGGCGCGAACTTCTCGCAGAACTCGACGCGCTCGCTGGCGACGACACGGACCGCGGCACGCTCGCCGACGATCCGGACGCGTCCCGGCCGATCGAATCTGACGAGGGACGCGTCAGATTCGCACCGCCAGCCGAAGCCGCGGCGTTGCCGGACGATCCGGACGTCGTACTCGTCGACGAGGCGGCGGCACTCCCGGTCAGACTGCTCGAGCGCTTTCTGGACGCACCGAGCGTCGCGTTCACGACGACCATCCACGGCTACGAGGGCGCAGGGCGGGGCTTTTCGGTTCGCTTCCGGGACCGACTCGCCGACGCCGAGCGCGAGATTCGGGAGGTGACGATGACCGAGCCGATCCGCTACGCGGCCGGCGATCCCGTCGAGGTGTGGGCGACGCGAGCGCTGTTGCTCGACGCGCGGCCGCCCGTCGACCCGCTCGTCGCAGACGCCCGGCCCGGGAGTAGCTCGTATGAGCGTCTCGGGGCCGACCGGCTGCTGACAGACGAACAGCTGCTCAGAGAGGCGTTCGGCCTGCTGGTACTGGCACACTACCGGACCGAGCCGGACGATCTGGCGCGCCTGCTGGACGCACCGAACGTCTCTGTTCACGCACTGCTGGCAGACGGACACGTCGTGTCGGTCGCGTTGCTGGCACGCGAGGGCGGGCTGTCAGCCGAGCGCCGAGCGGAGATGTACGCGGGGTGTCGGATCCGGGGGAACATGCTTCCGGACGTTCTCACCACGCAGCTTCGCGACGAGGACGCAGCGATCCCGGTCGGCTGGCGAGTCATGCGGATCGCGACCCACCACGCCGCCCGCGGACGGGGACTGGGCTCACACCTGCTCGATCGGATCGCCGCCGACGCCGAGGACGAGTACGACTACCTGGGTGTCGGCTACGGCGCGACCCCCGAATTGCTCGATTTCTGGGCTTCGAACGGCTTTTCGACCGTGCACCTGTCGACGACGCGCAACGAGCGCAGCGGCGAACACTCGGCAATCATGCTGCGGCCCCTCTCCGGTCTCGGGGAATCGCTTCAGGAGCGACACACCGACTGGTTCCTCGGCCGGGTTTCGGGAATGCTCTCGGACTCGCTCGCGAACCTCGATCCCGACGTGGTGCGCGCGGCGCTGGCGTCGGTCGAGGGGACGCCCGGGCTGGACCTGTCGGCATGGGAGTGGCGGCTGCTCGCAGGATCGCCGTTCGGGGCCGGGATGTTCGACACCGCGCCCGACCCCTTCCGAGCGCTCGCACTGGCGGCACTGACTGATCCCGAGGGTCCCGACCTGGACGACCGTGAGGCCCGATTGCTCGTTCGGAAGGTGTTCCAGACCCACGCCTGGGAGCGAGTCACCGACGACCTCGACTTCGTCTCACGTCGAGAGTGTATGCGTACGCTCGGGACCGTGACCGAGCGGCTGGTCGAGGCGTATGGAACCGAAAACGCTCACGCGGAACTGGAGCGATTCCGATGA
- a CDS encoding diacylglycerol kinase catalytic domain-containing protein — MSNGRTDGRKIWVVGDDALTLPSGVERAAGIDEADVAVAVGESALLNLAREGCSTPILPVDAGAGVRAIDAAAVGSALDSVRAGEATQTDIPILAVDVDGERRGRALMDVMLVTTEAAHISEFAVETPREEVAEFRADGVVVATAAGTSGYASRLGAPVFAPEVEAAAVVPVAAFATSLDHWAVPLYDGDSLARIQVTREEAGVSLLLDDQIDGTIPPFTDVTVTVDGSLSILGVPESPSCFQCEDRPPRGDDEA; from the coding sequence ATGAGTAACGGGCGGACGGACGGCCGGAAGATCTGGGTCGTCGGCGACGACGCACTCACACTGCCGTCCGGCGTCGAGCGCGCCGCCGGGATCGACGAGGCCGACGTCGCTGTCGCCGTCGGTGAGTCGGCACTCCTGAATCTCGCCCGTGAAGGGTGTTCGACACCGATCTTGCCCGTCGATGCAGGTGCTGGTGTTCGCGCAATCGACGCTGCCGCCGTCGGGTCGGCTCTCGACAGCGTCCGCGCAGGAGAGGCAACCCAGACCGATATTCCGATCCTCGCGGTCGACGTCGATGGCGAGCGCCGCGGCAGAGCGCTCATGGACGTGATGCTCGTCACGACCGAGGCCGCCCACATCTCGGAATTCGCGGTCGAGACACCCAGAGAAGAGGTGGCCGAGTTCCGCGCCGACGGCGTCGTCGTCGCGACCGCAGCGGGGACGAGCGGCTACGCCAGTCGCCTCGGTGCGCCGGTGTTCGCACCGGAGGTCGAGGCCGCCGCAGTCGTCCCAGTGGCCGCGTTCGCGACGTCACTGGACCACTGGGCCGTCCCGTTGTACGATGGCGATTCACTGGCCCGGATACAGGTGACCCGGGAAGAAGCAGGCGTCTCGCTGCTACTGGACGACCAGATCGATGGGACCATCCCGCCGTTCACGGACGTGACGGTCACCGTCGACGGGTCGCTATCGATTCTCGGCGTCCCGGAGAGTCCGTCCTGTTTCCAGTGCGAGGATCGACCGCCGCGCGGCGACGACGAGGCGTGA
- a CDS encoding mandelate racemase/muconate lactonizing enzyme family protein translates to MRIDSFSLRLSDPLATSAGTIEARDGFTVSYRHRGHSGVGEATPLAGWTESLEECRGALDRAAAAADEDASAESGTGHGAALLELDAAETPAARHGFASALLDADARADGVPLYEWFAPDADTVRSVPVNATLGDAPVDETVAAAEDAVESGFGCLKIKVGARPVEEDIERVRGVRESVGEGVELRVDANAAYDRETARAAIDGFANAAVAYVEQPLPAEDLEGHRDLRGNGVGIALDESLTDCIAQEIIDADAADVLVLKPMVVGGPGNAHTLAMRARDHGIEPVVSTTIDGVLARTTAVHVAAAIDDIRPCGLATADRLAEDLGPDPCAVEDGRIAVPQEPGLGAEVADV, encoded by the coding sequence ATGAGGATCGACTCCTTCTCGCTGCGGCTGTCCGACCCGCTCGCGACGTCTGCGGGGACGATCGAGGCCCGTGACGGATTCACCGTCAGCTATCGCCACCGCGGCCACTCGGGCGTCGGCGAAGCGACGCCGCTGGCCGGCTGGACGGAGTCGCTGGAGGAGTGTCGCGGGGCACTCGACCGCGCGGCCGCGGCGGCCGACGAAGACGCCAGCGCAGAATCCGGGACCGGCCACGGCGCGGCACTGCTGGAACTCGACGCCGCCGAGACGCCCGCGGCCCGTCACGGCTTCGCGAGCGCGCTTCTCGACGCCGACGCTCGGGCAGACGGGGTCCCCCTCTACGAGTGGTTCGCGCCCGACGCCGACACCGTGCGGTCTGTGCCGGTCAACGCGACACTCGGGGACGCGCCCGTCGACGAGACGGTCGCAGCCGCCGAGGACGCCGTCGAATCTGGCTTCGGCTGTCTGAAGATCAAGGTCGGGGCGCGCCCGGTCGAAGAGGATATCGAGCGGGTCCGGGGGGTCCGGGAGTCGGTCGGTGAGGGCGTCGAGCTCAGGGTCGACGCCAACGCCGCCTACGATCGGGAGACGGCCCGCGCGGCCATCGACGGCTTCGCGAACGCGGCCGTCGCATACGTCGAACAGCCACTTCCGGCCGAGGACCTCGAGGGGCACCGCGACCTCCGGGGGAACGGAGTCGGGATTGCGCTCGACGAGAGTCTCACTGACTGCATCGCCCAGGAGATCATCGACGCCGACGCGGCGGACGTGCTCGTGCTCAAGCCGATGGTCGTCGGCGGCCCGGGCAACGCCCACACCCTCGCGATGCGAGCGCGGGATCACGGAATCGAACCAGTCGTCTCGACGACCATCGACGGCGTCCTCGCCCGGACTACTGCGGTCCACGTCGCAGCCGCGATCGACGACATTCGGCCCTGCGGGCTGGCGACCGCCGACCGACTGGCCGAGGACCTCGGCCCCGACCCGTGCGCTGTCGAGGATGGCCGAATCGCCGTCCCACAGGAACCCGGCCTCGGGGCGGAGGTGGCCGATGTCTGA
- a CDS encoding M28 family peptidase: MDWISETFRSDVGWSHLESLVDVGSRMAGSDGERRGLELTRDALESAGAREARIEEFDIQGWARGTSQIVAGDTIRDCIALPRSPSGTARGRFVDVGHGLPEDFEDADLEGSVVMADSTVPGWYDRSLHRREKYYHAVERGAAAFVFRNHVEGCLPPTGSVGRDDAPIGEIPAVGVSKEVGSRLARRFDGEEVTVEVEADVHDATSGIVRASVGPETDERLLLTSHVDAHDISEGAMDNGAGTATVVEIVNALTAREAELDTRVAIACFGAEEVGLKGSEHLAETTDRESIRAVVNLDGVCRSRTLSVTTHHVDALAAATRRVRDRFDHPISIDPTMVPHSDHWPFVARGVPGLMVASESGADRGWGHTAADTLEKLEKRDLRESAILLTELVVELADSDESIPHIDGEDVAEYLRAEGYAEGMRRTGDWPF; encoded by the coding sequence ATGGACTGGATCTCCGAAACCTTCAGGAGTGACGTGGGCTGGTCACACCTCGAATCGCTGGTCGACGTCGGCAGCCGAATGGCCGGCAGCGACGGCGAGCGGCGTGGCCTCGAACTGACACGTGACGCGCTCGAGTCGGCGGGCGCTCGCGAGGCTCGAATCGAAGAGTTCGACATCCAGGGGTGGGCGCGCGGGACGAGCCAGATCGTCGCCGGCGACACGATCCGGGACTGTATCGCGCTCCCGCGGAGCCCCAGTGGGACTGCCCGAGGCCGATTCGTCGATGTCGGCCACGGACTCCCCGAGGATTTCGAGGACGCCGATCTGGAGGGATCGGTCGTCATGGCCGACAGCACCGTCCCAGGATGGTACGACCGCTCTCTCCACCGCCGGGAGAAGTACTACCACGCCGTCGAGCGCGGAGCGGCGGCGTTCGTCTTCCGCAATCACGTCGAGGGGTGTCTCCCACCGACGGGCAGCGTCGGCCGCGACGACGCACCGATCGGCGAGATTCCTGCCGTCGGCGTCAGCAAGGAAGTGGGGAGTCGACTCGCCCGGCGGTTCGACGGCGAGGAGGTCACCGTCGAAGTCGAGGCCGACGTCCACGACGCGACCAGCGGAATCGTCCGGGCCAGCGTCGGTCCGGAGACCGACGAGCGCTTGCTGCTGACGAGTCACGTCGACGCCCACGACATCAGCGAGGGCGCGATGGACAACGGGGCCGGCACCGCGACAGTCGTCGAGATCGTGAACGCGCTCACCGCCCGCGAGGCCGAGCTCGACACGCGGGTCGCGATCGCCTGTTTCGGCGCCGAAGAGGTCGGCCTGAAAGGCTCCGAACACCTCGCGGAGACGACCGACCGGGAGTCGATCCGCGCGGTCGTCAACCTCGATGGAGTCTGTCGCTCCCGAACGCTGTCGGTGACGACTCACCACGTCGACGCGCTCGCGGCGGCGACCAGGCGGGTGCGCGACCGGTTCGACCATCCGATATCCATCGATCCGACGATGGTCCCCCACAGCGACCACTGGCCGTTCGTCGCCCGCGGCGTGCCGGGGCTGATGGTCGCCAGCGAGAGCGGTGCCGACCGCGGGTGGGGCCACACCGCCGCGGACACGCTGGAGAAACTCGAAAAGCGTGACCTCCGCGAGAGCGCCATCCTCCTGACCGAACTCGTCGTCGAACTCGCCGATTCTGACGAGTCGATCCCGCATATCGATGGTGAGGACGTCGCGGAGTATCTTCGTGCGGAGGGTTACGCCGAGGGGATGCGCCGGACCGGCGACTGGCCGTTCTAG
- a CDS encoding 1,4-dihydroxy-2-naphthoate polyprenyltransferase: protein MSTEVTRRKAWLMAARPQTLPAGASPVIVGVGLAVHAGVAAPLPALAALIGALLLQVGTNFANDYYDAVKGADTDEREGFTRVTAGGLIEPARVKRAMLVTYGLAVVVGLYLVAIGGLPILVVGLSSIVAGILYTGGPYPYGYRGLGDLFVFVYFGVVAVTGTYYVQAVATMDVGLLPVGIPAGSVPVDAVVASLPAAGLSTCILVVNNIRDIETDRTAGKRTLAVVLGYTGARIEFLLLAGMAYVVPVAFALDPDYGLAALAPLLTLPLAAMVAKTVLTERDGEALNPALERTGQTMFTHALLFAAGLTL, encoded by the coding sequence ATGAGTACCGAGGTCACCCGACGGAAAGCCTGGCTGATGGCCGCGCGGCCACAGACGCTGCCGGCGGGCGCGTCGCCGGTCATCGTGGGCGTCGGACTGGCCGTCCACGCCGGCGTCGCCGCACCGCTCCCGGCGCTCGCGGCACTGATCGGCGCGCTGTTGCTCCAGGTCGGGACCAACTTCGCCAACGACTACTACGACGCCGTCAAGGGCGCTGACACCGACGAACGCGAGGGATTTACCCGTGTCACGGCTGGCGGGCTGATCGAACCCGCGCGAGTCAAGCGAGCGATGCTCGTCACCTACGGCCTCGCGGTCGTCGTCGGACTCTACCTCGTCGCGATCGGCGGCCTACCGATCCTCGTGGTCGGGCTCTCTTCGATCGTCGCCGGGATCCTCTACACGGGCGGGCCATACCCCTACGGCTATCGCGGGCTTGGCGATCTGTTCGTGTTCGTCTACTTCGGTGTCGTCGCCGTGACAGGGACCTACTACGTGCAGGCGGTCGCGACGATGGACGTCGGGCTCTTGCCGGTCGGGATTCCAGCGGGCAGCGTCCCGGTCGACGCTGTCGTGGCGAGTCTGCCCGCGGCCGGACTCTCGACGTGCATCCTCGTCGTGAACAACATCCGGGACATCGAAACCGACCGGACCGCCGGCAAGCGGACGCTCGCGGTGGTGCTGGGGTACACTGGCGCGCGGATCGAGTTCCTCCTGCTGGCGGGCATGGCCTACGTCGTGCCCGTCGCATTCGCGCTCGACCCCGACTACGGGCTGGCCGCACTGGCCCCGCTGCTGACGCTCCCGCTGGCCGCGATGGTCGCGAAGACGGTGCTCACGGAGCGTGATGGCGAGGCGCTCAATCCCGCCCTCGAACGCACCGGACAGACGATGTTCACGCACGCGCTGCTGTTCGCAGCGGGGCTGACACTATGA
- a CDS encoding DUF456 domain-containing protein, whose product MSVRATVPTVVDPPSVLTIVHPLSVLDSVLAEPLVLVAFALLALGVVFSVVPVLPGPPLSVVGSLTYWWATGEPGLFVLVALLTVGVVAVLVDWLGGAVAARASGVSTGVSLLAALVGLAGTVVLGPVGLLAGVAGTVFLARYRTERDASASLRAAAYATVGVLASAVVQTLLTASMLLVVVLTHFWW is encoded by the coding sequence ATGAGCGTGCGCGCGACGGTTCCGACTGTCGTCGACCCGCCGTCAGTCCTGACGATCGTTCACCCGCTGTCAGTCCTCGATTCAGTGCTGGCCGAGCCGCTCGTGCTGGTAGCGTTCGCGTTGCTGGCGCTGGGCGTCGTCTTCAGTGTCGTCCCAGTGCTTCCCGGACCCCCGTTGTCGGTCGTGGGCTCCCTCACCTACTGGTGGGCCACTGGCGAGCCGGGGTTGTTCGTGCTCGTGGCGCTGCTGACGGTTGGGGTGGTCGCCGTCCTCGTGGACTGGCTCGGCGGGGCCGTCGCCGCCAGGGCCAGCGGCGTTTCGACGGGTGTGAGCCTGCTCGCAGCACTGGTCGGACTCGCTGGCACGGTCGTTCTGGGCCCGGTCGGCCTGCTCGCCGGGGTCGCGGGAACGGTGTTTCTCGCGAGGTATCGGACCGAACGGGATGCGAGCGCGAGTCTGCGGGCGGCAGCCTACGCGACGGTCGGTGTCCTCGCTTCGGCCGTCGTCCAGACCCTGTTGACGGCGTCGATGCTACTCGTCGTGGTTCTGACGCACTTCTGGTGGTGA
- a CDS encoding DUF7313 family protein, with protein sequence MAGPAYQLPGPLGILDSVIGATAVIEYILLGLLLLNIVTRIVAHRRHLAEADEGVESLSRHPLHVASNVLLLLASFYYTTLHQHAGIVATSLVVGIFITDFFEFEARNVELRREVPLDRPKGAIAASLLAFLYIGYLSAFQYVAPIWNAVV encoded by the coding sequence ATGGCAGGTCCAGCGTACCAACTCCCCGGGCCACTCGGGATCCTCGACTCGGTCATCGGCGCGACAGCGGTGATCGAGTACATCCTGCTCGGGTTGTTGCTCCTGAACATCGTCACGCGGATCGTCGCACACCGCCGCCACCTCGCGGAAGCCGACGAGGGCGTCGAATCGCTGTCGAGACACCCACTGCACGTCGCCTCGAACGTTCTGCTGTTGCTGGCGTCGTTCTACTACACGACGCTGCACCAGCACGCCGGCATCGTCGCGACCTCGCTCGTCGTCGGGATCTTCATCACCGACTTCTTCGAGTTCGAAGCTCGCAACGTCGAACTCCGTCGTGAGGTCCCACTCGACCGCCCCAAAGGCGCGATCGCCGCCTCGCTACTGGCGTTCCTCTACATCGGCTATCTCAGCGCTTTCCAGTACGTCGCCCCGATCTGGAACGCGGTCGTATAG